Proteins from a genomic interval of Diospyros lotus cultivar Yz01 chromosome 6, ASM1463336v1, whole genome shotgun sequence:
- the LOC127804412 gene encoding LOB domain-containing protein 29-like, giving the protein MVLHAQCPPRCFFALYFSHEEGAIDFSAIHRVFGVSNASLLLYRLPAKDQSEAAVSLTIEALARLQYPVYGCISHILTLQQQVSDLQPYRAYFQDLLFATYPAYSQPILDWSLLQPDQNPKWNSDLPIIPEDVSYPSFSEATLPPYLGETSSSQMPLPDDIDELGHVVFGNHRHH; this is encoded by the coding sequence ATGGTCTTGCATGCCCAATGCCCTCCACGGTGCTTCTTTGCCCTGTACTTCAGTCATGAGGAAGGAGCTATTGACTTTTCTGCCATCCACAGAGTTTTTGGTGTCAGTAATGCTTCCCTCCTTTTGTACCGACTTCCGGCAAAAGACCAGTCTGAGGCAGCCGTTTCACTTACCATTGAGGCTTTAGCTCGGCTCCAATATCCCGTCTATGGTTGTATATCTCACATTCTTACCCTTCAACAGCAGGTTAGTGATTTGCAACCTTATCGAGCTTATTTTCAAGATTTACTCTTTGCTACCTATCCTGCATATTCCCAACCTATCCTAGATTGGTCTCTCCTACAACCCGatcaaaatccaaaatggaACTCCGATCTTCCCATCATCCCCGAGGATGTCTCTTATCCTAGTTTCTCAGAGGCTACCCTTCCACCTTACCTTGGTGAAACCAGCAGTAGCCAGATGCCACTTCCAGATGACATCGATGAGCTGGGACATGTCGTGTTTGGCAACCATCGTCATCACTGA
- the LOC127803306 gene encoding WAT1-related protein At1g25270-like isoform X1: protein MPQHSLATHVVLLLIPQVISVGINIFCKQAIVGDSMPVSILISYRFICGAITLSPFVIFYESRISAPTKPTWKLLCISVVNGLLGGSLFQNLYLESMASTSPTFISAIVNLTPAIAFLLCLAFRLESLSAQRHPKIKVAGVALSIVGATLLASFKRLEVNPWPLKFGFLQQQQQQKHDNQIMGLILALLSTLSNAFFLTIQGKFNVDSGNIFLVPFLINLMAAIQSVVYALLAEKDKTQWKLGWNVRLWAASFAGVLGSGLSTTITTWCISEMGPLFVSTANPFGLILMTATGYFLLGEKLYVTSLAAIALIVAAVLLILWGEVKEQEVELDAVSEA from the exons ATGCCGCAGCACAGCCTCGCCACTCATGTAGTTTTGCTGTTGATTCCCCAAGTGATTTCCGTAGGAATCAACATATTTTGCAAGCAAGCCATAGTGGGGGATTCCATGCCCGTTTCCATTCTCATTTCTTATCGTTTCATCTGTGGTGCAATCACTCTTTCTCCTTTCGTCATCTTCTACGAGTCCAG GATCAGCGCGCCCACCAAACCCACATGGAAGCTATTGTGCATCTCCGTAGTAAATGGGCTTTTAGG AGGTTCATTGTTCCAGAATCTGTACCTTGAGAGCATGGCTTCAACATCACCGACGTTCATCTCAGCCATTGTCAATCTCACTCCTGCAATCGCCTTTCTGCTCTGCCTAGCTTTCAG GCTGGAGAGCTTATCAGCTCAAAGACATCCTAAGATAAAAGTAGCAGGAGTTGCGTTGAGCATTGTGGGCGCCACACTCTTGGCCTCTTTCAAACGCTTAGAAGTTAACCCTTGGCCACTCAAATTTGGCTTCCtgcaacagcagcagcaacaaaaGCACGACAATCAAATTATGGGCTTAATTCTAGCCCTACTTTCTACACTAAGCAATGCATTCTTCTTGACAATTCAG GGCAAGTTCAATGTTGACAGTGGCAACATTTTCCTCGTCCCGTTCTTGATAAATCTAATGGCTGCCATTCAATCAGTTGTCTATGCTCTGTTAGCTGAGAAGGATAAGACACAATGGAAGTTGGGATGGAATGTCAGGCTCTGGGCTGCATCTTTTGCA GGAGTGTTGGGGTCGGGGCTGTCAACCACCATTACCACATGGTGTATTTCAGAGATGGGGCCTTTGTTCGTGTCCACCGCCAACCCCTTTGGATTGATTCTTATGACAGCCACTGGCTACTTCCTTCTGGGCGAGAAGTTGTATGTCACAAG cttgGCAGCAATTGCATTAATCGTAGCAGCCGTATTGCTGATACTATGGGGAGAAGTCAAAGAACAGGAAGTGGAATTAGACGCTGTAAGTGAAGCCTAA
- the LOC127803306 gene encoding WAT1-related protein At1g25270-like isoform X2 — MPQHSLATHVVLLLIPQVISVGINIFCKQAIVGDSMPVSILISYRFICGAITLSPFVIFYESRISAPTKPTWKLLCISVVNGLLGGSLFQNLYLESMASTSPTFISAIVNLTPAIAFLLCLAFRLESLSAQRHPKIKVAGVALSIVGATLLASFKRLEVNPWPLKFGFLQQQQQQKHDNQIMGLILALLSTLSNAFFLTIQGKFNVDSGNIFLVPFLINLMAAIQSVVYALLAEKDKTQWKLGWNVRLWAASFAFNLDIQIASFLI, encoded by the exons ATGCCGCAGCACAGCCTCGCCACTCATGTAGTTTTGCTGTTGATTCCCCAAGTGATTTCCGTAGGAATCAACATATTTTGCAAGCAAGCCATAGTGGGGGATTCCATGCCCGTTTCCATTCTCATTTCTTATCGTTTCATCTGTGGTGCAATCACTCTTTCTCCTTTCGTCATCTTCTACGAGTCCAG GATCAGCGCGCCCACCAAACCCACATGGAAGCTATTGTGCATCTCCGTAGTAAATGGGCTTTTAGG AGGTTCATTGTTCCAGAATCTGTACCTTGAGAGCATGGCTTCAACATCACCGACGTTCATCTCAGCCATTGTCAATCTCACTCCTGCAATCGCCTTTCTGCTCTGCCTAGCTTTCAG GCTGGAGAGCTTATCAGCTCAAAGACATCCTAAGATAAAAGTAGCAGGAGTTGCGTTGAGCATTGTGGGCGCCACACTCTTGGCCTCTTTCAAACGCTTAGAAGTTAACCCTTGGCCACTCAAATTTGGCTTCCtgcaacagcagcagcaacaaaaGCACGACAATCAAATTATGGGCTTAATTCTAGCCCTACTTTCTACACTAAGCAATGCATTCTTCTTGACAATTCAG GGCAAGTTCAATGTTGACAGTGGCAACATTTTCCTCGTCCCGTTCTTGATAAATCTAATGGCTGCCATTCAATCAGTTGTCTATGCTCTGTTAGCTGAGAAGGATAAGACACAATGGAAGTTGGGATGGAATGTCAGGCTCTGGGCTGCATCTTTTGCA TTTAATTTGGATATCCAGATCGCATCTTTTCTTATTTAG